In a single window of the Streptomyces sp. NBC_00094 genome:
- a CDS encoding electron transfer flavoprotein subunit alpha/FixB family protein, translating into MAEILVLVDHADGAVRKPALELLTLARRVGEPSAVVLGAGEAAASIAATAGEYGATTVYVADGAEFTDQLVVPKVDALTQLAKEKGAAAVLVTSSGEGKEIAARVALRLGSGLITDAVELEAGENGPVATQSVFAASYQVRSTVSHGVPVITVKPNSAAPEAAPAAGTVENVTVAFTGNAAKVVSRTPRVSTGRPELTESAIVVSGGRGVGAAEGFAVVEKLADSLGAAVGASRAAVDAGWYPHANQVGQTGKQVSPQLYVAAGISGAIQHRAGMQTSKTIVAVNKDPEAPIFDLVDYGVVGDLFEVLPQLTDEIGAR; encoded by the coding sequence ATGGCTGAGATCCTGGTTCTCGTGGACCACGCCGACGGTGCGGTCCGCAAGCCGGCCCTCGAACTCCTCACCCTGGCCCGCCGCGTGGGCGAGCCCTCGGCGGTCGTCCTCGGCGCGGGCGAGGCCGCGGCCTCCATCGCCGCCACGGCCGGCGAGTACGGCGCGACCACCGTGTACGTCGCGGACGGCGCCGAGTTCACCGACCAGCTGGTCGTCCCGAAGGTCGACGCGCTCACCCAGCTCGCGAAGGAGAAGGGGGCCGCCGCCGTCCTGGTGACCTCCTCCGGCGAGGGCAAGGAGATCGCGGCCCGGGTCGCGCTGCGCCTCGGCTCCGGTCTGATCACCGACGCCGTGGAGCTGGAGGCCGGCGAGAACGGCCCGGTCGCCACCCAGTCCGTCTTCGCCGCCTCGTACCAGGTGCGCTCGACGGTCTCGCACGGCGTCCCGGTCATCACCGTCAAGCCGAACTCCGCCGCCCCGGAGGCCGCCCCGGCCGCCGGCACGGTCGAGAACGTCACGGTCGCCTTCACCGGCAACGCCGCGAAGGTCGTCTCGCGCACCCCGCGCGTCTCCACCGGCCGCCCCGAGCTGACCGAGTCCGCGATCGTGGTCTCCGGTGGCCGTGGCGTCGGCGCGGCGGAGGGCTTCGCGGTCGTCGAGAAGCTGGCCGACTCGCTCGGCGCGGCCGTCGGCGCGTCCCGCGCCGCCGTGGACGCCGGCTGGTACCCGCACGCCAACCAGGTCGGCCAGACCGGCAAGCAGGTCTCGCCGCAGCTGTACGTCGCGGCGGGCATCTCCGGCGCGATCCAGCACCGGGCCGGCATGCAGACGTCGAAGACGATCGTGGCCGTCAACAAGGACCCCGAGGCCCCGATCTTCGACCTCGTGGACTACGGCGTGGTCGGCGACCTCTTCGAGGTCCTGCCGCAGCTGACGGACGAGATCGGC
- a CDS encoding electron transfer flavoprotein subunit beta/FixA family protein, producing the protein MTLKIAVCVKYVPDATGDRGFADDLTTDREAVDGLLSELDEYAVEQALRISEESEDAEVTVVTVGPDDAKDALRKALSMGADKAVHVNDEDIHGSDVIATSAILAKALEKTGFDLVVCGMASTDGTMGVLPALLAERLNVPQVTLLSEVSIDGGTVKGRRDGDSATELLEAPLPAVVSVTDQSGEARYPSFKGIMAAKKKPVEELDLDDLDIDADEVGLAGSWTLVDAVAARPARTQGTIVTDEGDGGKQLAAFLAGQKFI; encoded by the coding sequence GTGACTCTGAAGATCGCTGTCTGTGTGAAGTACGTCCCCGACGCGACCGGCGACCGCGGGTTCGCCGACGACCTGACGACCGACCGCGAGGCCGTCGACGGCCTGCTCTCCGAGCTGGACGAGTACGCGGTCGAGCAGGCCCTCCGTATCTCGGAGGAGTCCGAGGACGCCGAGGTCACCGTGGTGACCGTGGGCCCGGACGACGCCAAGGACGCCCTGCGCAAGGCGCTGTCGATGGGCGCCGACAAGGCCGTCCACGTCAACGACGAGGACATCCACGGCTCCGACGTCATCGCCACCTCCGCGATCCTGGCCAAGGCCCTGGAGAAGACCGGTTTCGACCTGGTCGTCTGCGGCATGGCCTCGACCGACGGCACGATGGGCGTCCTGCCGGCCCTGCTCGCCGAGCGGCTGAACGTGCCGCAGGTGACGCTGCTCTCCGAGGTCTCCATCGACGGCGGCACGGTCAAGGGCCGCCGCGACGGCGACTCCGCCACCGAGCTCCTGGAGGCCCCGCTGCCTGCCGTCGTCTCGGTCACCGACCAGTCCGGCGAGGCCCGTTACCCCTCCTTCAAGGGGATCATGGCCGCCAAGAAGAAGCCGGTCGAGGAGCTGGACCTGGACGACCTGGACATCGACGCCGACGAGGTGGGCCTCGCCGGGTCCTGGACCCTCGTCGACGCGGTGGCCGCGCGTCCGGCCCGTACGCAGGGCACGATCGTCACCGACGAGGGCGACGGCGGCAAGCAGCTCGCCGCCTTCCTCGCCGGCCAGAAGTTCATCTGA
- a CDS encoding acyl-CoA dehydrogenase family protein, whose product MGKDFDLYRPSEEHDMLRESVRALAEAKIAPFAAAVDEEGRFPREALDALVAADLHAVHVPEVYGGAGADALATVIVIEEVARVCGSSSLIPAVNKLGSLPVILSGSEELKAKYLGPLAKGDAMFSYALSEPDAGSDAAGMKTRAVRDGDFWVLDGVKRWITNAGESEYYTVMAVTDPEKRSKGISAFVVEKSDEGVSFGAPEKKLGIKGSPTREVYLDNVRIPADRMIGAEGTGFATAMKTLDHTRVTIAAQAIGIAQGALDYAKGYVKERKQFGKPIADFQGVQFMLADMAMKLEAARQLTYAAAAKSERVSAGAEKEDLTFFGAAAKCFASDVAMEVTIDAVQLLGGYGYTRDYPVERMMRDAKITQIYEGTNQVQRIVMARNLP is encoded by the coding sequence ATGGGCAAGGACTTCGACCTGTACCGGCCGTCCGAGGAGCACGACATGCTCCGGGAGTCGGTGCGTGCGCTGGCGGAGGCGAAGATCGCGCCGTTCGCGGCGGCGGTGGACGAGGAGGGCCGGTTCCCGCGGGAGGCGCTGGACGCGCTGGTCGCGGCGGACCTGCACGCGGTGCACGTTCCGGAGGTGTACGGGGGTGCGGGCGCGGACGCGCTGGCGACGGTGATCGTGATCGAGGAGGTCGCGCGTGTCTGTGGTTCGTCCTCGCTGATCCCGGCGGTCAACAAGCTGGGTTCGCTGCCGGTGATCCTGTCCGGTTCGGAGGAGCTGAAGGCGAAGTACCTGGGCCCGCTGGCCAAGGGTGACGCGATGTTCTCCTACGCGCTGTCGGAGCCGGACGCGGGTTCGGACGCGGCGGGGATGAAGACCCGCGCGGTGCGCGACGGCGACTTCTGGGTCCTCGACGGCGTGAAGCGGTGGATCACCAACGCCGGCGAGTCCGAGTACTACACGGTGATGGCCGTCACCGACCCGGAGAAGCGTTCCAAGGGCATCAGCGCCTTCGTCGTGGAGAAGTCCGACGAGGGCGTCTCCTTCGGCGCGCCGGAGAAGAAGCTCGGCATCAAGGGCTCCCCGACCCGTGAGGTCTACCTCGACAACGTCCGGATCCCCGCGGACCGCATGATCGGCGCCGAGGGCACCGGCTTCGCCACCGCGATGAAGACCCTCGACCACACCCGCGTCACCATCGCCGCCCAGGCCATCGGCATCGCCCAGGGCGCCCTCGACTACGCCAAGGGCTACGTCAAGGAGCGCAAGCAGTTCGGCAAGCCCATCGCCGACTTCCAGGGCGTCCAGTTCATGCTCGCCGACATGGCCATGAAGCTCGAAGCCGCCCGCCAGCTCACCTACGCCGCCGCGGCCAAGTCCGAGCGCGTCTCCGCCGGAGCCGAGAAGGAGGACCTCACGTTCTTCGGCGCCGCGGCCAAGTGCTTCGCCTCCGACGTCGCCATGGAGGTCACCATCGACGCCGTCCAGCTCCTCGGCGGCTACGGCTACACCCGCGACTACCCCGTCGAGCGCATGATGCGCGACGCCAAGATCACCCAGATCTACGAGGGCACCAACCAGGTCCAGCGCATCGTCATGGCCCGCAACCTCCCGTAA
- a CDS encoding ScbR family autoregulator-binding transcription factor — MAQQARAIRTRRAILDSAAAAFAERGYERTTIGEILVRAGVTKGALYFHFASKEDLALGVLDAQMLDEPLTPQPIKLQELVDQGFLLSHRLQRDPLVRASVALALDSGATGIDRAAPFQAWSDQVSEVLTVAKAQGELLVHVNVTDTAELFSGAFAGIQTMSQILRERDDLTHRVVVLLQHVLPSICTPVLLTLLDMTEERARYLAAEYDAKQRLKEEALADMTD; from the coding sequence TTGGCGCAGCAAGCGCGTGCAATCCGCACCCGGCGGGCGATCCTCGATTCGGCGGCGGCGGCTTTCGCCGAGCGCGGCTACGAGCGTACGACCATCGGGGAAATCCTGGTCCGTGCCGGGGTGACCAAGGGAGCGCTGTACTTCCACTTCGCTTCCAAGGAAGACCTCGCCCTCGGCGTGCTCGACGCCCAGATGCTCGACGAGCCCCTCACTCCTCAGCCCATCAAGCTCCAGGAGCTGGTCGACCAGGGGTTCCTCCTCTCGCACCGACTGCAGCGCGACCCGCTCGTGCGTGCGAGTGTCGCCCTGGCGTTGGACAGCGGTGCCACCGGGATCGACCGGGCGGCCCCGTTCCAGGCCTGGAGCGACCAGGTGTCGGAGGTCCTGACGGTCGCGAAGGCCCAGGGGGAACTCCTCGTCCACGTGAACGTGACGGACACCGCCGAGCTCTTCTCCGGCGCCTTCGCCGGGATCCAGACGATGTCCCAGATCCTGCGCGAACGCGACGACCTGACCCACCGGGTCGTGGTCCTGCTCCAGCACGTCCTGCCGAGCATCTGCACGCCGGTCCTGCTGACCCTGCTCGACATGACCGAGGAACGCGCCAGATACCTCGCCGCCGAGTACGACGCGAAGCAGCGCCTGAAGGAAGAGGCTCTCGCGGACATGACGGACTAG